The following DNA comes from Mycolicibacterium aromaticivorans JS19b1 = JCM 16368.
GATGAAGCCTTCCCACACCTCGCAGCGCACACCCTTGAGCGGGTAGTCGGCTTTGTCGACGTCGAAGAACTCCTGCTCCTGCTGGATGAAGGTCAGGTCGCCCTTCAACGAGTACCGCCAGGCGTGGTACTTGCAGACGAATTGCCGACAACTGCCCGAAACCTCTTCGCCGGGATAGTCATTCCACACCAGCTTGTTGCCGCGATGGCGGCACAGGTTGTAGAAGGCGCGGATCTCGTCACCGTCGTTGACGATGATGATCGACGTGCCCGGCCCGACTGACGGCAGCTCGCGGGTGATGTAGTTGCCCTTCTTGGGGACCAGCTCCACGCGGCCCATTTGCAGCCAGGTCTTGCGGAAGATGGCCTGCTGCTCCAGCTTCCAGTGCTCGGGATCAATCGAGTCCTCGTAGTTGACCGGACCGGTGCCGAGTTCCGGCCAGTTCTCGGTCCAGCTGCCGACATCCGGCTTCTTGAAAAATGCCACGTACTTACCTTTCGTTCTCGAGCTGTACGCCGAAAGTGTTGAACGCCATGGCCAACATGCCGTAGGCGCCCACGGTGAAGACGAAGTCCATGCGCTGACGCTCGGTGAGGTGCTCGCCGAGCGCGGCCCAGGTCTCGTCGGTGAGATTGGATTTCTCCTCGAGCTCGTCGGTGGCCCGTACGACCAGCCGGTCGAGCTCGTCGTCGGCCCCGCCGGTGCGGATGGCCTCGACGTCGTCGTCGGTCAGCCCTTCCGCCTTGGCCATCTCGACGTGGTGCTCCCACTCGTAGGTGCAGTCCCGGCGATGCGCCACCCGCAGCACCGCGACCTCCCGCAGCCGGGCCGGCAGCGTGGAGCGGAACAGTAGATAGACGTTGAAGCCGAGGTAGGCCTTGGTCAGGTCGGGGTGGCGAACGAGGGTCGACAGCGCCGTTCCGGCGCCCTCGGGGTTCTGCCGGTCGCGCGGCAACATGCCCTTGAGTGCGTGCTGGACCTCGTCGTCCCACTGCTCCGCAGGTAGCGGTGTCAGGCGCATCGGTAACCCCCTCTCGCGTTGGAGAATCACATTCTCAATTCCGGATAACAGGTTTTCATGAACTTGC
Coding sequences within:
- a CDS encoding carboxymuconolactone decarboxylase family protein, with translation MRLTPLPAEQWDDEVQHALKGMLPRDRQNPEGAGTALSTLVRHPDLTKAYLGFNVYLLFRSTLPARLREVAVLRVAHRRDCTYEWEHHVEMAKAEGLTDDDVEAIRTGGADDELDRLVVRATDELEEKSNLTDETWAALGEHLTERQRMDFVFTVGAYGMLAMAFNTFGVQLENER